A genomic window from Populus nigra chromosome 7, ddPopNigr1.1, whole genome shotgun sequence includes:
- the LOC133699499 gene encoding transcription factor GTE11, giving the protein MKKRKRARKKGKAAKPKAEAAVSGGEGSADEEQTLINLITLSREDHNDDHDGGGDDDDDDDNQSPMEVNTPSSTGTDQPLHLASINPDGSIDKAAATAASGGGGGVKGVGRVKVKLKSSKILESRTDTDRSSPVQNLGLEKQGEDSGNSVVPEIKMYVSRRPGGIKIKSSSSTKVLGGAGRGGGSSSGDVVVVEDEDEDEGLPNKELETPHKENRYDKKELDSALLVIKKVMKMDAAEPFNVPVNPDALGIPDYFDIIDTPMDFGTICSNLEKGDKYMNSKDVYKDVQYIWYNCFKYNSKGDYILDLMKRVKKNFMKYWTTAGLYTELSKGSNGDEGVHGEDVAASSHAHNKIVPPKKSKKRHGRRHKLDCLCAICVLKRRRREREENARLAKGQIGVSDNELGQEFKQEESSLAGSPCEDSSSNMGESLDPDAYVEVEGKAHEGKVEVTERHQSPVEKREEEEEEEEEEDDEEEDEDNEMEIQKQGKDELPEKSQFADGSGEEPNQQPQPVISENANIRIHIQKDALVLQEEETMAVQQNKRKLQELQEREEKVKVFKKFYIENPLLLSLCGTLFPDNQRSVWSGPHSLVQHRDSGHTSSIHAAIETFMK; this is encoded by the exons ATGAAGAAGCGAAAGAGAGCGAGGAAGAAAGGAAAAGCAGCGAAGCCAAAAGCCGAAGCTGCGGTGAGCGGTGGCGAGGGTTCTGCCGATGAAGAACAAACACTTATCAATTTAATCACTCTAAGCAGGGAAGATCATAATGATGAtcatgatggtggtggtgatgatgatgatgatgatgataatcaATCTCCAATGGAGGTTAATACACCTTCTTCCACCGGAACCGACCAGCCATTGCATCTTGCAAGTATTAATCCTGATGGTTCTATCGATAAGGCTGCTGCCACGGCAGCatcaggaggaggaggaggagtaaAGGGTGTTGGGCGTGTGAAGGTTAAGCTAAAAAGTTCGAAGATTTTGGAGTCTCGGACTGATACGGACAGGAGTAGCCCAGTGCAGAACTTGGGGTTGGAGAAACAAGGTGAGGATAGTGGGAATTCGGTTGTTCCTGAAATTAAGATGTATGTTTCGAGGAGACCTGGGGGTATAAAGATTAAGTCTTCTTCGTCTACTAAGGTGTTGGGAGGAGCAGGAAGAGGAGGAGGTTCGAGCAGTGGTgatgtggtggtggtggaggatgaggatgaggatgaggGTTTGCCAAACAAGGAATTGGAGACGCCACATAAGGAGAATCGATATGATAAGAAAGAATTGGATTCTGCCTTATTG GTTATTAAGAAGGTGATGAAAATGGATGCAGCCGAACCCTTTAACGTTCCTGTCAATCCTGATGCTCTTGGAATACCT gattattttgatatcatagATACACCAATGGACTTTGGAACAATCTGCAGCAATCTTGAGAAAGGTGACAAGTACATGAATTCAAAGGATGTCTACAAGGATGTTCAATACATTTGGTACAACTGTTTTAAGTATAACAGCAAAGGTGACTATATCTTGGATCTTATGAAGCGTGTTAAGAAGAATTTTATGAAGTATTGGACAACAGCTGGGTTATACACTGAACTATCAAAAGGAAGTAATG GTGATGAAGGTGTTCATGGTGAGGATGTTGCAGCTTCTAGTCATGCACATAATAAAATTGTGCCACCGAAGAAGTCAAAAAAGCGTCATGG AAGGCGCCATAAACTTGATTGTTTATGTGCCATATGTGTTCTAAAGCGCCGTAGAAGAGAGCGAGAAGAGAATGCTCGACTTGCTAAAGGCCAGATCGGAGTTTCTGATAATGAACTTGGTCAAGAGTTCAAGCAAGAG GAATCTTCACTTGCCGGAAGTCCTTGTGAGGATTCATCATCAAATATGGGTGAATCATTGGACCCAGATGCGTATGTTGAAGTGGAAGGAAAAGCACATGAGGGGAAAGTGGAGGTTACAGAAAGGCATCAGAGCCCTGTGGAGAAgcgagaggaggaggaggaagaggaggaggaggaggacgatgaagaagaagatgaagacaaTGAGATGGAGATTCAGAAGCAAGGGAAGGATGAATTACCAGAGAAATCACAGTTCGCTGATGGATCTGGGGAGGAGCCTAATCAACAACCTCAGCCTGTAATATCCGAAAATGCAAATATCCGTATACATATCCAGAAAGATGCATTAGTGCTGCAAGAGGAAGAAACTATGGCAGTTCAGCAAAATAAGCGCAAG TTGCAGGAATTGCAAGAAAGGGAAGAGAAGGTTAAAGTGTTTAAGAAATTCTACATTGAAAATCCCTTGCTTCTCAGCCTATGTGGAACTCTATTCCCTGACAATCAAAGATCTGTCTGGAGTGGACCTCACTCGCTGGTTCAGCATCGGGATTCTGGCCATACAAGTTCCATTCATGCTGCTATTGAGACGTTTATGAAGTAG